A genomic window from Periweissella cryptocerci includes:
- a CDS encoding leucine-rich repeat protein: MRKDNKRINKINGNGLPKRGKQLMYAGLTTMTLVGGLGATPLVLADTAAKTDSVASKQVKTDKKRVKAITTQAITAANKNAKTAAKKATRNGIAHTFVRSDFIIEQIKGRPTLVDFNYDNFDPDDNWDGNLTFSADFNDIQAIGDGAFQNIDALTNADLKTLPNLEILGKAVFSSSENLLNVDFDNLQKLTTIGSYAFSDTGIKSLNLINLDSFQIIGGDSFYNCPNLAEVNLINLKSLVVVGEDLFENVPSLATVNFINLPLLETLGGEWLDGNIIKTLKLIDLPNLKEWAAGFAWLPYAETIYVSNFSDDFGEDLQFFEDMNPGGVVIPVTADDIDLATMFVNQINSDCNFRTQATKWAIGGAVEYKYVDQNNNEIITDANGDAVVPYTSTGRVGDSYGAKLPQIAGYSAGQLIAGTANGTLTMGQQQVVFQFRSATPTFTVYTVDGDDNELAAPQEFSGFIGDYLTLRPYLIDGYNLKGLFGSVTDMTRAVGDYTWEQLDNKIIGSAIDYQDNAGRSYKFVYEETTPVVDTPVVTTPTTPAVPDPIPNVVPGTNIDTGANTATDKTPAKTTSTKKPVKAPTSLPVSGGAVKSTPKATPTATRTVTTTTTTTTNDDGILPKSGIVKNVVLPILGGTLLVGLVGIAMFGKKRKA, encoded by the coding sequence ATGCGAAAAGACAATAAGCGAATTAATAAAATAAACGGCAATGGATTACCTAAACGCGGCAAACAATTGATGTATGCTGGTTTGACAACGATGACTCTTGTTGGTGGGCTTGGGGCAACCCCATTAGTATTGGCAGATACTGCGGCTAAAACTGATAGCGTCGCCAGTAAGCAAGTTAAGACAGATAAAAAACGCGTAAAAGCAATTACTACGCAAGCTATTACGGCGGCGAATAAAAACGCCAAAACGGCAGCGAAGAAGGCAACCCGTAATGGCATCGCGCATACATTTGTTCGAAGTGATTTTATTATTGAACAAATTAAGGGACGCCCAACCTTGGTGGATTTTAATTATGATAATTTTGATCCAGATGATAACTGGGATGGTAATTTAACTTTTTCAGCCGACTTTAATGATATTCAAGCAATTGGCGATGGCGCATTTCAAAATATTGATGCCCTTACTAATGCGGATTTAAAAACGTTACCTAATTTAGAAATACTGGGGAAGGCTGTTTTTTCTAGTAGTGAAAATTTATTGAATGTTGATTTTGATAATTTGCAAAAGTTAACAACGATTGGTAGTTACGCGTTCTCAGATACCGGTATCAAAAGTTTGAATTTAATTAACTTGGATAGTTTTCAAATTATTGGCGGGGATAGTTTCTATAATTGTCCGAATTTAGCAGAAGTTAACTTGATTAACCTGAAATCATTAGTTGTTGTTGGGGAAGATTTATTTGAGAATGTGCCAAGTTTAGCAACGGTTAACTTTATTAATTTACCATTGTTGGAGACGCTAGGTGGCGAATGGCTCGATGGAAATATTATCAAAACCCTTAAATTAATTGATTTGCCAAATCTAAAAGAATGGGCAGCGGGTTTTGCTTGGCTACCATATGCCGAAACAATTTATGTAAGTAACTTCAGTGATGATTTTGGTGAAGATTTACAATTTTTTGAAGATATGAACCCGGGTGGAGTCGTGATTCCGGTGACCGCTGATGATATTGATCTAGCGACGATGTTCGTTAATCAAATTAATAGTGATTGTAATTTCAGAACGCAAGCTACTAAATGGGCGATCGGTGGGGCGGTGGAATACAAATACGTCGACCAAAATAATAATGAAATTATCACAGATGCGAACGGAGACGCCGTTGTTCCATATACAAGTACTGGTCGAGTAGGCGATTCATATGGGGCGAAATTACCACAAATCGCAGGGTATAGCGCTGGCCAATTAATTGCAGGCACAGCTAACGGAACATTGACGATGGGTCAACAGCAAGTTGTCTTCCAATTCCGCAGTGCAACCCCCACATTTACAGTATATACGGTCGATGGTGACGATAACGAGTTGGCAGCACCCCAAGAATTTAGTGGATTCATTGGTGACTATTTGACACTCCGTCCATACCTGATTGATGGTTATAACTTAAAGGGACTTTTCGGTAGTGTAACTGACATGACCCGGGCGGTTGGCGACTACACGTGGGAACAACTTGATAACAAAATAATTGGTTCAGCGATTGATTATCAAGATAATGCTGGGCGTAGCTATAAATTTGTCTATGAAGAAACTACCCCAGTAGTGGATACACCGGTAGTAACGACACCAACAACGCCGGCGGTTCCAGACCCTATCCCAAATGTAGTGCCAGGTACAAATATTGATACCGGTGCCAACACAGCTACGGATAAAACACCAGCGAAAACGACGTCGACTAAGAAACCGGTGAAGGCACCAACTAGCTTGCCAGTGTCTGGTGGCGCAGTAAAGTCAACGCCAAAAGCGACGCCAACAGCTACTAGAACAGTAACAACGACCACGACGACCACAACCAATGATGATGGCATTTTGCCAAAATCGGGTATCGTTAAAAACGTGGTACTGCCAATCTTAGGGGGCACATTACTTGTCGGCTTAGTCGGCATCGCGATGTTTGGTAAGAAACGTAAAGCATGA
- a CDS encoding leucine-rich repeat protein, protein MEKGLRQHKSNKRWMYTGLATMTVLGGIGAAPSVLADQVTTTTTTTITETIGPAGKTRPVNSDFSTNVAPQANAEKQADKAKEARDTVSYTFGHDDFTYTTTSSQIQGLSATGKTKMNNADWDGVLKFKAGDFTGVTSIFGGVFSYYPALKNIDFTNLSDLQSIGNSAFANTGLTELDLSPLTNLVYINSNAFGGTQLTEVNLDGLEALTTIGDQAFSSCPNLKSVNLSNLNALTTIGKNAFSVTIGSDSQLDTVTLSNLDNLTTIGERAFYVVAGIKTTKLENLPSLAKITSGAFGEAYYSNGGPELPDLHQIFLNNINPTVNIDYNVCQYITPRGQVIPNSADDLAVAERFVDRINEAQFGLKSAWYIPATVTLKYVDQDGKELTTDVNNKPVDPQQQYGKLGNSYKIGSLGALTIAGYDKPTIYEDSNSGRYNELWQEVTLQYKRSIGADFTVYYVDDKDNEIIPAQQFGGYADEKLTLDPNSLIAANASAFSDYDFKELYGSSATLSRAVQDFAWATVHNLIGTEVKYGDNNGRSYKLVFTKKAKTTDKPASGNQTNNDNNSTNNKPSQPSTGTNNNNGSNKPSQSTPNPTSKPTTTANTGGNSTANGNKKPSSGNTPTNLPVSGGEANVSGGRHSVAGGKQTVSGGKISSKSTNTPNNAAGTRRGAVARANGKAGTASKANLPQSGTDKSYWLPVFGATVLIGLIGLYAFAKKNKLQFNDKK, encoded by the coding sequence ATGGAAAAAGGATTGAGACAACATAAAAGTAACAAACGATGGATGTATACCGGTCTTGCCACGATGACGGTGCTTGGGGGCATAGGAGCGGCACCATCTGTTTTGGCTGACCAAGTCACTACAACTACTACGACAACAATTACAGAAACCATAGGCCCTGCAGGTAAGACGCGACCGGTGAACAGTGATTTTAGTACCAACGTCGCTCCACAAGCGAACGCCGAAAAACAAGCTGATAAAGCTAAGGAAGCACGCGATACGGTTTCGTACACGTTCGGGCATGATGATTTCACCTATACAACAACATCATCACAAATCCAGGGTCTCAGCGCTACTGGGAAGACAAAAATGAATAATGCAGACTGGGATGGTGTGCTTAAGTTTAAAGCAGGTGATTTTACCGGTGTAACTAGTATATTTGGTGGTGTTTTTTCTTATTATCCCGCATTAAAAAATATTGATTTCACTAATTTATCCGATTTACAAAGCATTGGAAATAGCGCATTTGCAAACACCGGTCTAACTGAACTTGATCTTAGCCCGTTAACAAACCTTGTGTACATTAATAGCAATGCGTTCGGTGGAACTCAATTGACAGAAGTTAACCTTGATGGCTTAGAAGCATTAACCACAATTGGTGACCAAGCATTTAGTTCATGTCCTAATTTGAAATCGGTCAATTTAAGCAATTTAAATGCTTTAACAACAATTGGGAAAAACGCATTCAGCGTAACTATTGGCAGTGATTCGCAACTAGATACGGTTACCCTTAGTAACTTAGACAATTTAACAACAATTGGCGAGCGCGCTTTTTATGTAGTAGCTGGTATTAAAACGACGAAGCTAGAGAATTTACCTAGTTTAGCCAAAATTACTTCAGGTGCATTCGGTGAAGCCTACTATAGTAATGGCGGACCTGAATTACCTGATTTACACCAGATTTTTCTCAACAACATTAATCCAACCGTAAACATTGACTACAATGTCTGCCAATATATTACGCCACGTGGACAAGTAATTCCAAACAGTGCAGATGATCTGGCAGTGGCGGAACGATTTGTCGATAGAATCAACGAGGCACAATTTGGGCTAAAAAGTGCTTGGTATATTCCAGCAACTGTCACATTGAAGTACGTTGATCAGGATGGTAAGGAATTAACAACGGATGTTAATAACAAGCCAGTTGACCCACAGCAACAATACGGTAAATTGGGTAACTCATATAAGATAGGTTCATTAGGTGCCCTAACGATTGCTGGCTATGATAAACCAACTATTTACGAAGATAGTAATAGCGGTCGTTACAACGAATTATGGCAAGAAGTAACGTTGCAATATAAGCGTAGCATCGGGGCTGATTTTACCGTCTACTATGTTGATGATAAAGATAATGAAATCATTCCGGCACAACAATTCGGTGGTTATGCTGATGAAAAATTGACGCTTGACCCGAATTCACTTATCGCTGCGAATGCTAGTGCGTTTTCGGACTATGATTTCAAGGAACTTTACGGGAGTTCAGCGACGCTTTCACGTGCTGTCCAAGATTTTGCATGGGCAACTGTGCATAATTTAATCGGCACAGAAGTAAAATACGGCGATAACAATGGCCGAAGCTACAAGCTGGTCTTTACCAAGAAAGCAAAAACAACAGATAAGCCAGCGTCAGGTAATCAAACTAATAACGACAATAATTCAACGAATAATAAGCCAAGTCAGCCATCGACAGGAACAAATAACAATAATGGTAGTAACAAGCCTAGTCAGTCAACGCCTAACCCAACATCAAAACCTACGACAACTGCAAACACCGGTGGTAATAGCACGGCAAATGGTAATAAAAAGCCAAGCAGTGGTAACACACCAACGAATCTTCCTGTGTCAGGCGGCGAAGCTAATGTTAGTGGTGGTCGACACAGCGTTGCGGGTGGCAAACAAACGGTAAGTGGTGGCAAAATTTCATCTAAGTCGACTAACACACCTAACAACGCTGCTGGTACGCGCCGTGGTGCAGTTGCGCGTGCAAATGGCAAAGCCGGTACCGCTAGTAAAGCGAATTTACCACAATCAGGAACTGATAAAAGTTACTGGTTACCAGTTTTTGGAGCAACGGTGCTGATCGGTTTGATTGGACTATATGCCTTTGCTAAGAAAAATAAATTACAGTTCAACGATAAAAAATAG
- a CDS encoding SMI1/KNR4 family protein encodes MGTEKYREAQKLIREEGIVFEYFPVSDAKTVIDAAENVLKQKFPEDYHLFLYDYGTAEIGAEEIYGIIDTDFLNSGVPDAVWITLKERSDSSMRKDLVIIYANGMGDYYALDFGNQLNGEPKVVLYSPGYSEEEQQYTIIADSFGDFFYNLVVAETEE; translated from the coding sequence ATGGGTACAGAAAAATATAGAGAAGCGCAGAAATTAATTCGGGAAGAGGGCATTGTGTTTGAGTACTTTCCGGTTTCTGACGCAAAAACAGTTATCGATGCAGCCGAGAATGTACTAAAACAAAAATTTCCAGAAGATTATCATTTATTTTTATATGACTATGGGACGGCAGAAATTGGAGCGGAAGAAATTTATGGAATCATTGATACTGATTTTTTGAATTCAGGGGTTCCAGATGCGGTTTGGATTACGTTAAAAGAGCGCTCAGATTCATCTATGAGAAAAGACTTAGTAATCATTTACGCAAATGGAATGGGAGATTACTACGCATTGGATTTTGGCAATCAACTGAATGGTGAACCTAAAGTAGTTTTGTATTCACCGGGTTATTCAGAAGAGGAACAGCAATACACTATTATCGCGGACAGTTTCGGTGATTTCTTTTATAATTTAGTTGTTGCGGAAACTGAAGAATAA
- a CDS encoding barstar family protein, whose product MNIISDATASQIDSILKNELENPATFVGRINGSSLHEENDVFSKIGALFQFTNFQMETNSNYAAFYDWMTDLYCLVNKYDSFVLVIDQFNDVFNGDFKKQATLRECLSDIIKFWTDEVEHVVVNGSKRNFSVILGTDITDSEPKKKKFLGLF is encoded by the coding sequence ATGAATATCATATCAGATGCAACGGCATCGCAAATCGATTCAATTTTAAAAAATGAATTGGAAAATCCAGCAACTTTTGTTGGGAGAATAAATGGCTCGTCCTTGCATGAAGAGAACGATGTTTTTAGTAAAATTGGGGCACTTTTTCAATTTACTAATTTTCAAATGGAAACAAACTCGAATTATGCAGCATTCTATGATTGGATGACAGATTTATACTGTCTAGTTAACAAATATGATTCATTTGTTTTGGTGATTGATCAATTCAACGATGTGTTCAATGGCGATTTTAAGAAACAAGCGACATTAAGGGAATGTTTGAGTGATATCATTAAGTTTTGGACAGATGAAGTAGAACATGTGGTAGTTAATGGATCGAAACGCAATTTCTCTGTGATTTTAGGAACAGATATTACGGATTCTGAACCCAAGAAAAAGAAATTCTTAGGCTTGTTCTAA
- a CDS encoding ribonuclease domain-containing protein, whose product MSFIVPVGALIGVGGKAGKVNEIYNVAGKGEKGVKDAVKLAEKIDKNPKLTLDKTGKFSPKIPVISTKVLPDDAKLMFNKYDKTGWSGTVKGQPDGTKAGGRWKNLNATLPTSDKHGKVITYKEFDVSGKVANQQRNAPRFVHGSDGSTYYTADHYKTFKKVK is encoded by the coding sequence TTGTCATTTATAGTGCCAGTCGGGGCATTGATTGGGGTTGGTGGCAAAGCCGGCAAGGTTAACGAAATCTATAACGTCGCTGGTAAAGGTGAGAAAGGCGTTAAGGATGCGGTGAAACTTGCTGAAAAAATTGACAAGAATCCGAAATTAACGTTAGACAAAACTGGCAAATTTAGTCCAAAAATACCTGTGATTAGCACAAAAGTATTGCCTGATGATGCAAAATTGATGTTTAATAAGTATGACAAGACTGGTTGGAGTGGTACCGTTAAGGGTCAGCCTGATGGCACTAAAGCTGGGGGACGTTGGAAAAATTTAAACGCAACTTTACCGACAAGTGATAAACATGGAAAGGTAATCACTTATAAAGAGTTCGATGTGTCAGGAAAAGTAGCTAACCAACAACGGAATGCGCCACGATTCGTTCATGGGAGTGACGGAAGTACATATTATACAGCTGATCACTATAAAACTTTTAAAAAGGTAAAATGA